TCCATAATATCCTCCACATCGTATAAATTACTCACTATTACAAACTATTCGATTTTAGTACAATTTATTCCTACTAAACTAATTTGTAGCGGTAGAGGATAATTTTTAGTTTAATAGAAAAACGGCCACCTGATATGAATCAGATGACCTGTACTTGTATTTATGTTATTAGGGTTCAGTCTTTATTCACTGTTCTAATAAAAACGGATTTTGTATCATTTAATTTATATTCTTACCGTTGACTAAGACTATTTTTAGTATAAGCCCTAGTTTATTCTAGTTTTTGATAAACATGACTGAAGAATAAATTAATTGAATTTCGGTATTTGTTTTCATTTAAGTTCTTAATCTGGGCCGTTATTTTAATCATTAATAAGTGCTTATTTTAAATTCGTACTTCATTTAATTCTTCTCTTATTATAGTAGGTCGATATTAATTTTAATGATTAACTTCTATTTTACAAAAATAAATAGAAAAAAGGAAACAGTTTATACCTTAGTGAATTTTGTCTTTTAATTACGCTTCATTTCTTTGTATAGCATATAAAGATATACAAAAACTAATGCAAGTATGACACGGTAGAAAGGAGTTTTAGTTTGAGACATGATCACATCGTTAAGCAGCGTGTACAACATCGAAAAGAAAAGAACATCAAAAAAGGAAAAAAGCCACATTTAACCTGGAGACAGTTAACCATGATTGGAATTGGGTCTGTCATTGGAGCGGGTTATTTCTTAGGAACTGGTTTGTCAATTAGTACCGCAGGACCTGCAATTCTACTGGTTTACTTGATCGGTGGGCTGACTGCTTTTTTAGTCTTTTGTTCCCTTGCCGAAATGACGGTTAATATTGATACACCTGGTTCGTTTAGAGGCTATGCAAAGATGGCATTTGGACATTGTGCAGGCTTTACGATTGGTTGGATGTACTGGTTATCTGGTATCTTAGTTATTGCTAGTGAACTTGTTGCCTTATCAACGTTTACCCAATACTGGTTTCCTAGTATTCCGCTTTGGATCTTTTCGATTATTTATGCGGCGCTAGGGTTTTTAATTAATATCATGGGTCTGAGTAATTTTAGTAAGATTGAATCCATATTTGCGCTGATTAAGATGACCACGCTCATTGCGTTCACGGTATTTGGAGCGCTCCTTTTATTTAATGTCATTACGCCACAGGAGATTGATACAAGTACATCACAAGTATTTGAGTCCTTTATGCCAAATGGTGTCATTGGAATGTGGTCGTCTCTCGTTTTCGTTTTATTTACATTTGCAGGGGTTGCATTCATGGGTGTTGCTTCATCTGAATTAAAGCATAAACGTGATATTCCTAAGGCTGGTATTGCGATGTTTACTCTGCTACTCGCTTTTTATACGATTCCTCTCTTTTTTATCTTTGTGATGGTTCCCTGGACTGAGATTAATGATTCAAACAGTCCATTTGTAACAGCTCTCTCCGCTTTTAATATTCCTTATATTGATTCTATTTTTAATATCATAATTATCAGTGCTGCATTTTCAACTATGGTAGGAGCAATCTTTTCAATCACGAAGGTACTTGTGTCCCTAGCAAATGACAATGATGCACCAAAGATACTAGCTGTGATCAATAAGCGAGGCGTTGCGACTAAAGCCTTACTTTTATCGGCACTTGTTCTTATTGTCACCGTCGTACTTGTATTTTTACTCCCTGATACGATTTATGAATATGTGACGACATCAGCTGGTGTTATTTTAATTATAAACTGGATTGTTATCATTGCCTCTCAGTTTAAGCTCCGTCCTACTTATAAGGACAATGATACATTTAAAGCATTTTGTTTTCCGTATGATTCATATTTAGCTTTATGTTTAATTTTTATTGCTCTAACTGGTGCATTGGTAGAGAGAAATCAACGGATTGGTGTTTTTATGAGTATTGGCTTTATCCTGATTATTCTCCTATGTTACCGGTTCATTTATCGAAAAAAAGGTGGTGGATCACCAAAATAGAACACGTATAGGCGAGTGGTTCTGAAAGTCCTTTTATTTACATCCTTATGCTAAGATGTTAGTATGGACTCATACA
The window above is part of the Haloplasma contractile SSD-17B genome. Proteins encoded here:
- a CDS encoding amino acid permease, with amino-acid sequence MRHDHIVKQRVQHRKEKNIKKGKKPHLTWRQLTMIGIGSVIGAGYFLGTGLSISTAGPAILLVYLIGGLTAFLVFCSLAEMTVNIDTPGSFRGYAKMAFGHCAGFTIGWMYWLSGILVIASELVALSTFTQYWFPSIPLWIFSIIYAALGFLINIMGLSNFSKIESIFALIKMTTLIAFTVFGALLLFNVITPQEIDTSTSQVFESFMPNGVIGMWSSLVFVLFTFAGVAFMGVASSELKHKRDIPKAGIAMFTLLLAFYTIPLFFIFVMVPWTEINDSNSPFVTALSAFNIPYIDSIFNIIIISAAFSTMVGAIFSITKVLVSLANDNDAPKILAVINKRGVATKALLLSALVLIVTVVLVFLLPDTIYEYVTTSAGVILIINWIVIIASQFKLRPTYKDNDTFKAFCFPYDSYLALCLIFIALTGALVERNQRIGVFMSIGFILIILLCYRFIYRKKGGGSPK